A segment of the Drosophila virilis strain 15010-1051.87 unplaced genomic scaffold, Dvir_AGI_RSII-ME tig00002570, whole genome shotgun sequence genome:
GCTGGACCTGCTGtgatcgctgctgctgtgctagGCGACCCAGAGGTAGGTGTTTCCGAAGCATTTCAGCGTATCTTCTTCTGACACCTAGGTGACGTTGTGGGAGTCTTGCTTTAAGGGCAATATTTTTGGCTTCTTCGTTGCTGTGGTTACTGAGCCGAGCCCAGTACCTGGAGCAAGCATCCTGGTACACTTTTTCCACCGGCACGACCTTCAGATCAGTGTGGATGCTTTGGTTCCGCACGTACCAAGGTGCTCCAGCAATGGTTCGCAATATCTTATTTTGCGCAACTTGAATACGTTCAAATTGGCCTTCGCATAGAAGTGATCCCCAGACCGGAAGTGCGAACTGCCATATTGGGGCTATGAGCTGCTTATAAAGTGTTACCTTGCATTTTAATGGCAGCTTGCTCCTTTCTGATATTAACCAGTGCAGCTTTTTGGCCCTGTCTCTAACCCTGGCGACAATGGTGGTGACGTGGCTGCTCAAAAGAAGCTTTTTATCGACTTGTACTCCCAGGTATGAGATCCTTTCTTCTGTGGTAAGTCGTTGATCCAAAATTCTTGGGGAAAGAATTGGCATCTGCaagtttctttttaaattgctGCGCATGCGTGCGCTACGGCGAACTTCTAGCGATTAAGCTAGTAGTCGCATTTTATTGTCTTTTTCATTGCTTAATTCTAGTTCACAATGCAATATATGAGACAGAATTGGAACGAAATAGGTCTAATTGTGGAACGGACTAGCTGACAAATTACTGGCATGTATgacatattttaacaaaattttacatgcatatcacaacataaaagaaaattgtgaCGAATTacgataaataaacatttaacaattattttttacatttaacattaCTTAATACTATGCTTGGCAggcttatttgaattttagcAGTTGGCGGTACTATTTCTGTTATTAACAGTGCCTCTGTTAACGTTATCAGGGTTGTTGGCGATTGCGTTCAGAACAGTTGAGCAATTACTCAATTGGTTCTGTTATTAACATACCTCTGTTAATGTTATCAGGGCTGCTTTCGATTGCGTTATGAACAGCTGAGTTAACATATTGATTGAGTTAAATTGTAAACATAGTTTGCCAGAGGGGCGAATTTAAGGATTTGTTGGAATTTATAATTCTAGTTGGTGcaaatttacttattatttatctatttcaGGTCTCATGGATTAATATGTTATACGGCCTGGCCTTCCTGTGTGTTTGCCGCCCGCAATTGGACCATCGACGTTGGAGCCGCTGCCAGGAGTGCCACGGGCGCCTTCTGGCAATTTGGAGGTGTCTGCCGTTCGTCGAGGATTGACCGTAGTCTGCTGGAGGTGCCCACACAAGCTTCTGGGGCACCTTATGGTGTGTTTGCATGCCAAAGCAGGAGAGTAGGAGCCATATTCCCAGCCTGTGGGGCATTTGCAGCTGACATGTACCCAGCCGTGTTCTGCGAAGGCATGCTTgacgttgttgctgctgttgcacgagCTTCTGGCGCTTTGGAGGCCAGCAGTTGTGTTGAGCTGGTCCCCCAGAGTGCCTTTTGCCGAGTAGAGTGTGgagttgccgctgttgctggttGTCAGGAGCTGCAGGTGAGCGTCTTTTGGGTTCAATACAGCTTGTTgaactgcttcttcttcttttagcCCCCCTGACTGTTGACTgtgcgttgttgctgctgggcgcCTCCACTACCTCCCGTTGTTGCTGTAGGTGCTGCTGGTGAAGGTTCGAGTGCTGCTGGCGGAGCTGTTGTGTGGTTGTGGGCTGATTTTGTTGCCAAGGAGCATCTGTGGCAATGTTTATGAGGCTGTATGGGGCTATTATTATGCTCtgtgaaatagaaaaatttgttatattgGCACAGACTGAGTTGTTTggattaatatttgtatttttattttcagttaaGGCTAttgtgtgttgctgttggtttgattgctgctgctctggtgTTCGCTGTTGTTGAGTTGGCTCGTTATTTGCAGCCTCGTCCATCTCGCGCTCAAGTTGCTGCCTGAGTCTTTCAAGTCGGTGCTCAAGCTGCTGCTCGTCCTCAGTtagccgttgctgttgtaaaTTGGCTTGCTGAGGTTGTGGAAGTGGCCGTTctagttgttgctcttgttgctgctgtggtgtATCTAGCACTATTTCGACGTCAGGCGGCTGATTTGGCTGATGCTGGAGTCCCtcgagctgttgttgctgctgctgtatttgctgttgttgctgttgctgatgctgctgttggtactggtgttgctgctgctgttgttgctgctgctcttgttgctgttgctgctgctgttgctgctggtgttgttgctgttgctgctgctgttgttgctgttgctgctgctgttgttgctgttgctgctgctgttgttgctgttgctgctgctgttgttgctgctggtatATTTGAATAGCCAGCTCGCGAGGCAGTACTAATTGCTGAATCACCAATGGCTGTTCCCTAATTGCTAGTTTTAGCTCTTCGAGCGTAATTCGTCCCTCTCTGTAGTGCCTTCTTAGCGAATTTATCCTCATTTCGCTGAATCTGgctggctgttgttgtggggtctgctgttgctgctgctgttgcattctGAGCGagtttgcttcttcttcttcaagcTCCATGCGAAGCAGAgttggcagctgttgttgttcttgcgaTTGCTGCACTAGTTGCTGTAGAGGGCgaacatgttgttgtttttaaattgCTGCGCATGCGTGCGCTACGGCGAACTTCTAGCGATTAAGCTAGTAGTCGCATTTTATTGTCTTTTTCATTGCTTAATTCTAGTTCACAATGCAATATATGAGACAGAATTGGAACGAAATAGGTCTAATTGTGGAACGGACTAGCTGACAAATTACTGGCATGTATgacatattttaacaaaattttacatgcatatcacaacataaaagaaaattgtgaCGAATTacgataaataaacatttaacaattattttttacatttaacattaCTTAATACTATGCTTGGCAggcttatttgaattttagcAGTTGGCGGTACTATTTCTGTTATTAACAGTGCCTCTGTTAACGTTATCAGGGTTGTTGGCGATTGCGTTCAGAACAGTTGAGCAATTACTCAATTGGTTCTGTTATTAACATACCTCTGTTAATGTTATCAGGGCTGCTTTCGATTGCGTTATGAACAGCTGAGTTAACATATTGATTGAGTTAAATTGTAAACATAGTTTGCCAGAGGGGCGAATTTAAGGATTTGTTGGAATTTATAATTCTAGTTGGTGcaaatttacttattatttatctatttcaGGTCTCATGGATTAATATGTTATACGGCCTGGCCTTCCTGTGTGTTTGCCGCCCGCAATTGGACCATCGACGTTGGAGCCGCTGCCAGGAGTGCCACGGGCGCCTTCTGGCAATTTGGAGGTGTCTGCCGTTCGTCGAGGATTGACCGTAGTCTGCTGGAGGTGCCCACACAAGCTTCTGGGGCACCTTATGGTGTGTTTGCATGCCAAAGCAGGAGAGTAGGAGCCATATTCCCAGCCTGTGGGGCATTTGCAGCTGACATGTACCCAGCCGTGTTCTGCGAAGGCATGCTTgacgttgttgctgctgttgcacgagCTTCTGGCGCTTTGGAGGCCAGCAGTTGTGTTGAGCTGGTCCCCCAGAGTGCCTTTTGCCGAGTAGAGTGTGgagttgccgctgttgctggttGTCAGGAGCTGCAGGTGAGCGTCTTTTGGGTTCAATACAGCTTGTTgaactgcttcttcttcttttagcCCCCCTGACTGTTGACTgtgcgttgttgctgctgggcgcCTCCACTACCTCCCGTTGTTGCTGTAGGTGCTGCTGGTGAAGGTTCGAGTGCTGCTGGCGGAGCTGTTGTGTGGTTGTGGGCTGATTTTGTTGCCAAGGAGCATCTGTGGCAATGTTTATGAGGCTGTATGGGGCTATTATTATGCTCtgtgaaatagaaaaatttgttatattgGCACAGACTGAGTTGTTTggattaatatttgtatttttattttcagttaaGGCTAttgtgtgttgctgttggtttgattgctgctgctctggtgTTCGCTGTTGTTGAGTTGGCTCGTTATTTGCAGCCTCGTCCATCTCGCGCTCAAGTTGCTGCCTGAGTCTTTCAAGTCGGTGCTCAAGCTGCTGCTCGTCCTCAGTtagccgttgctgttgtaaaTTGGCTTGCTGAGGTTGTGGAAGTGGCCGTTctagttgttgctcttgttgctgctgtggtgtATCTAGCACTATTTCGACGTCAGGCGGCTGATTTGGCTGATGCTGGAGTCCCtcgagctgttgttgctgctgctgtatttgctgttgttgctgttgctgatgctgctgttggtactggtgttgctgctgctgttgttgctg
Coding sequences within it:
- the LOC138911753 gene encoding GATA zinc finger domain-containing protein 10-like, with amino-acid sequence MQQQQQQQTPQQQPARFSEMRINSLRRHYREGRITLEELKLAIREQPLSIIIAPYSLINIATDAPWQQNQPTTTQQLRQQHSNLHQQHLQQQREVVEAPSSNNAQSTLLTTSNSGNSTLYSAKGTLGDQLNTTAGLQSARSSCNSSNNVKHAFAEHGWQLVQQSQEQQQLPTLLRMELEEEEANSLRMQQQQQQQTPQQQPARFSEMRINSLRRHYREGRITLEELKLAIREQPLSIIIAPYSLINIATDAPWQQNQPTTTQQLRQQHSNLHQQHLQQQREVVEAPSSNNAQSTLLTTSNSGNSTLYSAKGTLGDQLNTTAGLQSARSSCNSSNNVKHAFAEHGWTPPNCQKAPVALLAAAPTSMVQLRAANTQEGQAV